A window from Impatiens glandulifera unplaced genomic scaffold, dImpGla2.1, whole genome shotgun sequence encodes these proteins:
- the LOC124917338 gene encoding uncharacterized protein LOC124917338 codes for MSLIYTLVVTSLLVVVVNVWRLLDWETKDVFMSHDVVFYENEFPFALVDCPVSVPPISVVKEAPNQVLVGEFMVFDEPERALGEEADAHDSESEFSVEQPQSSVKQPQLGRCVEPKSYRHAFCDPGWRAAMQSEIRALEDNRTWSLEDLPQGKKTLGSRWVYKIKHNSDGSIERLKARLMDVHNAFLHGDLIEEVYMRLPPGFEFGHTNKSRSDHSLFSFVSSDAVLHFLIYVDDMIVSGSDLGTLKKYVLYIIFECGFLGTKPAGFPMEQNHKLGESMSAQMEDQESYRRITIRQHCGFEISEECLMTRSVTRWFVFLGSSLVSWKSKKQPTVALSSAEAEYRSLTTLICELKWLQGVMVFLGVPQSGMHVYSDSQSTLHMAQNPMFYERSKHIEVNLYFLRDHIQDETIVVSHVPTTSQLTNILTKPLGKQLFDHFRSKLGICGLHVPT; via the exons ATGTCTTTGATTTACACTCTCGTCGTGACAAGTTTGCTAGTCGTAGTCGTAAATGTGTGGAGGTTATTGGATTGGGAAACTAAGGATGTTTTTATGTCTCATGATGTTGTTTTCTATGAAAATGAGTTTCCTTTTGCCCTTGTGGATTGTCCTGTCTCTGTTCCTCCCATTAGTGTTGTGAAGGAGGCACCAAACCAGGTTTTAGTAGGAGAGTTCATGGTGTTTGATGAGCCAGAGAGGGCTTTGGGCGAAGAGGCTGATGCGCATGATTCA GAGAGCGAGTTTAGCGTTGAACAACCGCAGTCGAGCGTCAAGCAGCCACAATTGGGCAGAT GCGTTGAGCCTAAATCTTACAGACATGCCTTTTGTGATCCTGGATGGCGCGCAGCCATGCAGAGTGAGATACGAGCCTTGGAGGACAATAGAACATGGAGTTTGGAGGATTTACCTCAAGGGAAGAAGACATTAGGCAGTCGTTGGGTTTACAAGATCAAGCACAATTCTGATGGGTCAATTGAGCGCTTGAAGGCACGTCTG ATGGATGTGCATAATGCCTTTCTCCATGGTGATCTGATAGAGGAAGTATATATGCGCCTACCACCAGGTTTTGAGTTCGGTCATACCAACAAA TCTCGTTCAGATCATTCTCTATTTTCCTTTGTGAGCAGTGATGCTGTCTTACATTTCTtgatatatgtggatgacatgataGTATCAGGGAGTGATTTGGGGACACTAAAG AAATACgttctatatattattttcgaGTGTGGTTTTTTGGGTACTAAGCCTGCTGGTTTTCCTATGGAACAAAATCATAAGTTGGGGGAGTCAATGAGTGCGCAGATGGAGGATCAAGAGAGCTATCGACG GATCACTATCAGGCAACATTGCGGGTTTGAGATATCTGAAGAATGCCTTATGACAAG ATCGGTTACTAGGTGGTTCGTGTTTCTTGGCTCTTCTCTCGTGTCTTGGAAGTCCAAGAAACAACCAACTGTGGCCTTATCTTCCGCTGAGGCTGAGTATCGATCTTTAACAACTTTGATTTGTGAGTTGAAGTGGCTACAAGGGGTCATGGTGTTCCTTGGAGTACCTCAATCGGGTATGCATGTGTACTCAGACAGCCAATCAACTCTTCATATGGCTCAAAATCCAATGTTTTATGAGCGTAGCAAGCACATTGaagtgaatttatatttcttaCGGGATCATATCCAGGATGAGactattgttgtttctcatgttCCCACGACTTCTCAATTGACTAATATTCTCACTAAGCCTCTTGGGAAACAATTATTCGACCATTTTAGATCCAAGTTGGGCATCTGTGGTTTGCATGTTCCAACTTGA
- the LOC124917339 gene encoding uncharacterized protein LOC124917339 yields MFGLNAFDSLKHSKSVAGKKSYDTVFSQSFWNKVTHVLEVFKPLVEVLHIVDGDRPSMPWLYGKLKEAKEDIKSALNGVEGNYKPLLDIIELKGKGRLDNELHVTAYFLNPFYFAKNRADIGGALEVMEAIQKCVEMFFPGDEILQGNVINRELQIYKNLEASFRAKFANCYEEINANSWFSFDPVGWWSNYGGSAKNLQRMAIRILSLTTSSSGCERNWSSFAMVHTKNRNRLTTEKLNDLVYVQFNSKLFYKKKRNDILEASDYNKAQHMMVDGVQDVESDVDEEIDPITGATHMEVGDVVQLREPCEEKEFVSEPEDNDENNDAECRWDED; encoded by the exons ATGTTTGGTTTGAATGCATTTGACTCTTTGAAACATTCTAAGAGTGTTGCCGGAAAAAAATCATATGATACGGTCTTTTCTCAATCATTTTGGAATAAGGTTACTCATGTTTTGGAAGTTTTTAAACCATTAGTAGAGGTTCTTCACATTGTTGATGGTGATAGGCCTTCTATGCCATGGTTGTATGGGAAACTAAAAGAGGCCAAAGAAGACATCAAAAGTGCATTGAATGGAGTTGAGGGGAACTATAAACCTTTGCTAGATATCATTGAGCTTAAAGGAAAAGGAAGACTTGACAATGAATTGCACGTAACGGCATATTTTCTTAATCCGTTTTACTTTGCAAAAAATAGAGCCGACATTGGAGGAGCATTAGAGGTCATGGAAGCCATACAAAAGTGTGTGGAAATGTTTTTTCCGGGTGATGAGATTTTGCAAGGCAACGTCATCAACAGAGAGTTGCAAATATATAAGAACTTGGAAGCCAGTTTTCGAGCCAAGTTTGCTAATTGTTATGAAGAGATAAATGCAAACTCTTGGTTCTCGTTTGATCCCG ttggATGGTGGAGTAATTATGGAGGGAGTGCTAAGAATTTGCAAAGGATGGCAATTAGAATTCTGTCATTGACTACAAGTTCGTCGGGTTGTGAGCGAAATTGGAGCTCATTCGCTATG GTCCACACAAAGAATCGAAATCGACTTACGACCGAAAAGTTGAATGATTTGGTTTATGTCCAATTTAACTCAAAGTTATTTTATAAGAAGAAAAGGAATGACATCCTAGAAGCTAGTGATTACAACAAAGCTCAACATATGATGGTTGATGGAGTACAAGACGTTGAGTCGGATGTTGATGAGGAGATTGATCCCATTACCGGAGCGACACATATGGAGGTTGGTGACGTTGTCCAATTGAGAGAACCTTGCGAAGAAAAAGAATTTGTATCGGAACCAGAAGACAatgatgaaaataatgatgCTGAGTGTAGATGggatgaagattga